In a single window of the Nicotiana tomentosiformis chromosome 8, ASM39032v3, whole genome shotgun sequence genome:
- the LOC138897344 gene encoding uncharacterized protein codes for MECLGKDVAMRPPSGDEEIPAPKQAKEKKRKRLRVHRYRKRKNRRGSLASPRGSLASVLHHEVFLRIREEHDVAVQNLTEKSDTYKFLSEKLQDRQRLEQIGRLQTQVNAIEAEAKEFKKNMDILASKKEIVQAQLESAEAQLQTAKEKASVQVEKIKELQYRLDLAISDKASLTDELEVARSEAAVARYEVIVANKRPNAKVAQFRVDVEVNQDKGMIEHMKWQDRGETLEGAQGFDIISEIKRLEQRKLGPGSWPSLRKTPRV; via the exons ATGGAAT GCCTTGGGAAGGACGTtgccatgaggcccccatctggtgatgaagaaatccctgctccgaagcaggccaaagagaagaagagaaagaggcTCCGAGTTCACCGGTATCGGAAAAGAAAAAACCGACGAGGAAGTCTCGCAAGCCCAAGGGGGTCTCTG gcttcggtgttgcatcatgAGGTTTTCCTCCgaatccgggaggagcatgaTGTTGCGGTTCAGAACCTCACCGAGAAAAGTGATACCTACAAGTttcttagtgagaagcttcag GACCGACAGAGGCTCGAACAAATCGGACGTCTCCAAACGCAGGTGAATGCAATAGAGGCAGAGGCAAAAGAATTCAAAAAGAACATGGACATTCTGGCCTCAAAAAAAGAGATCGTCCAAGCTCAATTGGAGTCGGCCGAGGCCCAGCTTCAGActgcaaaagagaaggcctcaGTGCAGGTTGAAAAGATCAAGGAGCTTCAGTACCGGTTGGATTTGGCCATTTCTGATAAGGCAAGCTTGACCGACGAACTCGAGGTGGCAAGATCCGAGGCTGCCGTAGCCAGGTATGAGGTAATCGTGGCTAACAAAAGACCtaatgctaaagtggcccagtttagGGTTGATGTCGAAGTCAACCAGGACAAGGGCATGATTGAACATATGAAGTGGCAGGATCGAGGGGAAACCCTCGAGGGGGCTCAGGGCTTTGATATCATATCTGAGATCAAAAGGCTAGAGCAAAGGAAGTTAGGGCCCGGAAGCTGGCCTTCTCTGAGGAAGACTCCAAGAGTTTGA